The window TTCCGATGTATATTGGTGGCAAACAAGTTTATACCGATAAAAAAGGTAAGGTCGTTGCACCACACGATCATCAACATGTTTTAGCCCAATTCAGCATTGGCGATAAAACTCATATTACACAAGCAATTGATGCGGCTTTGGCTGCGAAACAAGATTGGGAAGACCTTTCTTGGGAACACCGTGCTGCTATTTTTTTAAAAGCTGCCGATTTAATTGCTGGCAAATACCGTTATAAATTAAATGCGGCAACTATGCTTGGCCAGAGCAAAAATGCTTACCAAGCCGAAATTGATGCAGCTTGCGAGTTGATCGATTTTTTACGTTTTAACGTGAGTTACATGGCCGATATTTATAAACAACAACCTCCAGTTTCTCCTCGTGGTAGCTGGAATCGTGTGGAGCAACGGCCATTAGAAGGTTTTGTTTTTGCATTAACGCCTTTCAATTTTACTGCTATCGCTGCAAATTTACCAGCATCTGCAGCAATGATGGGTAACGTTGTAGTTTGGAAACCTGCAGATACTCAGGTTTATTCTGCTAATTTACTGATGGAAATTTTTCGCGAAGCTGGCTTGCCAGATGGCGTAATTAATTTGGTTTATGCTGATGGTCCAGAAACTGGCGAGGTTATTTTTAACCATAAAGATTTCGCAGGTATTCACTTTACAGGTTCTACAAAAGTTTTTCAAGAAATCTGGAAAACGATTGGCACTAATATTCATAAATATAAATCGTATCCGCGTATCGTTGGTGAAACTGGCGGTAAGGATTTTATCTTGGTTCACCCTTCGGCACAAGTTGATATTGCAACAACAGCAATTCTTCGTGGGGCTTTTGAATACCAGGGACAAAAATGTTCGGCTGCTAGTCGTGTTTACATTGCGAAAAGCCTTTGGCCTGCCATTAAAGAACAAATGGTTCGCGATTTAGCAACCTTTAAAATGGGTGGAACAGAAGATTTCGGCAACTTTATTAATGCTGTTATTGATGAACGTTCGTTTGATAAATTGGCTAAATATATTGACCAGGCAAAGCAAGATGGTGTAGAAATTATTGCTGGCGGTAACTATGATAAAAGCAAAGGCTACTTTATCGAACCTACGGTGTTAGTAGTTAATGATCCGAAATATACCACCATGTGCGAAGAATTATTCGGACCTGTTTTAACCGTTTATGTGTATGAAGACCAGGACTTTGATCAAATTTTAGAAATTATCGATACCACTTCACCTTATGCTTTAACGGGTGCTTTCATTGCTCAAGATAGATATGCGATCGAAAAAGCAAGTCATGCGTTAAGAAATTCCGCTGGCAATTTTTACATCAATGATAAATGCACTGGAGCTGTAGTTGGGCAACAACCTTTTGGCGGCGCCAGAGGTTCGGGTACAAACGACAAAGCCGGTTCTATGGTAAATTTATTACGATGGGTTTCTCCAAGAACCATTAAAGAAGTTTTTGAATCGCCAACAGATTACCGCTATCCATTTTTGGCTGAAGACTAAAATTTAATTTAATTTTTTATTTATGATTTGTGTCCTCACAGATCGTATAATATAAAGATTTTGAAAAAAACCTCTGAGTAATCAGGGGTTTTTCTTTTTAATGGATTTGGAAAGCAATGTTCTTCTGAAATTTTAAAGTCAGTCGGGCTTTACATTATAGCGCCAATGAAAAATTGGCGGCTGCCATTTCAATCCCGTTTAAAACATTTTTGTTTCTGCAACGATTTAGGGTTGCAATGCGTAGCTTAATTTAGTAGATGCTGAACTAAATTCAGCATGACGACTGTTCTTGTACTAAGTAAATTTGAAGTTATTTATCAATATTATGGTCAAACAACCACAAACACCAACAATGAACGCTCGTCATTTCGACGCTCGTCATTTCGAAATGAGCCCTTCGCGATTGAGAAATCTGTTTAAATAGATATCTCCTTGTGCCTCGTCAGCATGACGACCGTTTTTGTCAGGAGTAAATTTAAAGTTTTTTAAGCAATATCATGGTCAAACAACCACAAACACCAACAAAGAACGCTCGTCATTTCGACGCTCGTCATTTCGAAATGAGCCCTTCGCGATTGAGAAATCTGTTTAAATAGATATCTCCTTGTGCCTCGTCAGCATGACGACCGTTTTTGTCAGGAGTAAATTTGAAGTATTTTTATTAATATCATGTTCAAACAATCACAAACACCAACAACGAACGCTCGTCATTTCGAAATGAGCCTTTCGCGTTTGAGAAATCTGTTCAAATAGATATCTTCTCATGCCTCGTTCAATATGATGACTATTCTTGATAACCATTTATTTATTTAATACCATTCATAACTTTAAATTCTTTTAAAACCATCACAGTTTCTTAATGTTCTATACTAAAACAACAACCATGGAAAACCAAGAAAATAATAACGACAATTTAAAAGATGAGAATGTAGATAATGCTGCAGACAAATCAAACATGCCAGAAAACCTTATTCCACGCCATCACAGCGACGATAATCAAAAAGAAAATAAAGTAAAATCTGATGCTGAGAATTTAGGAAGAAGTTTTGGTCGTGGCGATTACGGATCTGAAGAAGCTCGTGAAGATGCTGGAAAAGGTAATGAAGGTCATGCAGGCAACATGCCTAATACTGAACAAAAGTAAAAACGCCCAGATTTATCCGGGCGCCTTCACAACTAAAAATTACATCTATAAAGATGAAATTAACCTACCTTAAACATGGGAGCTACATCATCAATACAATTGCAGGATACTTTTAAATCCTTGATGATTCCTGTTTTTAAGCTATAAACCCAACCATGAACAGATACTTCTTGGCCGCTTGCCCAAGCATTTTGTATAATAGAGGTATTCATAATATTTGCTGCACCCTCAATGGCGTTCAATTCTACTAAACGATCAAATTTTTGTTCAGGATCCTTTAATGCATCTAATTCGCGATCATGTATACGGTATACATCGCGAATATTGCGCAACCAATTATCAATAACGCCAACTTGTTTGTTACCCAAAGCGGCCTTAACACCACCACAACCATAATGTCCGCAAACAATTACATGTTTAACTTTTAAAACGTTTACTGAATAATCCAACACCGAAAGCATATTCATATCGGTGTGAACAACCACATTTGCAATGTTCCTGTGAACAAAAACATCGCCTGGCAAAGTGTTGGTAATTTGATTTGCAGGAACACGACTATCAGAACAGCCAATCCATAATATTGGAGGAGTTTGGCCAGCAGAAAGTTTATCGAAAAAAGTTATATCTGCATCAAGCATATCTTTAACCCAATCTTTATTTCCTTGTAATAATTTATCGTAAGTTATATCTTCTGTTGCTATCGTTTTTGCGCACATAATTTTACTTATTAATTTCTTCAACTACTTTGTTAGTTAATTTTGGTATAGCATAATGTTTTTGTATGCTCTCCAAGGTTACAATTATGCCTTTGGTATAGGCATTATGTTTGTAATTAAAAATGGTTTCTAAAACATCAGGATCTATATATCTAGAATTGGAACCATCAATAATTACGTTTGTTTCTTTAGGAATGCTCGTTAAAACCACTTGAATCGCTGCTTTATTTAGAAAGGAAACTTCTTCTGCAAGTTTAAGTCTGATATTCTTTTTATCTCCTTCATTGGTAATCCTATAAAAAAATGGATTACGCATATTGGTACGCAAAAGGTAAAATATAGAAACTAGCATCCCAACCGCTACGCCTTTTAATAAATCGGTAAATAATACTGCAATTACAGTAATTACAAATGGAATAAATTGATCCCATCCTTTATGGTACATATGTTTAAACAAACCAATCCGCGTTAATTTATATCCTGTTACTAAAAGGATAGCAGCCAAGCAAGAAAGGGGAATCATGTTTATAATGTGTGGAATAAAAAGCAAGGAAAGCAATAACAAGCATCCATGAAAAATTGCCGACATTTTGGTTCGTCCACCAGCATTTACATTGGCCGAACTTCGAACGATAACAGATGTCATAGGCAAACCACCTATCATTCCACTCGCTATATTTCCAATTCCTTGTGCTATCAACTCCCTATTAGTTGGTGAAACACGTTTAATCGGGTCTATTTTATCAACGGCTTCAATACTTAATAAAGTTTCTAAGCTTGCTACAACAGCAATGGTTGCAGCAACAATATAAACATCTTTATTCCCTAAAGCAGAAAAATCAGGCATGGTAAACAAACCCATAAATTCGCCAAAACCGCCAACAACAGGTATGCTAACAATTTGATCTGCTCTTAATTGAAATGCTGTTCCGGCAAAAATAAGACTACCTACTACACCAATCAATACAACTAAAAGGGGCGCTGGTACAACCGCTAATCGTGGAAATTTTGGCCAGATAATAAGTACCGCTATAGACAAAAGGCTTATAACAACCGCAGCCAAACTAAAGTGGCTAAACGCAGATGTAATTGCTGAAAAAGTATTTTCTGAATTGGTTTGGAAAAAACCTTCATCTCCTGAGAAATCTGAATCAACGCCTAATGCATGAGGCAGTTGTTTCAAAATTAATATCAAGCCAATTGCGGCTAACATGCCTTCGATAACGCTTGATGGAAAGTAATTGCCAATGGTACCCGCTTTAATTAAGCCTAAAACCATTTGAAATATTCCTGCAAGTACGACGGCTAATAAGAATATTTGATAGCTGCCCAATTGAGCAATCGCCCCTAATACAATTACAGTTAAGCCAGCCGCTGGCCCACTTACACTTAATTGTGAACCACTTATTGATGCTACAACAATGCCGCCAATTATACCCGCGATTAAGCCGGCAAAAAGTGGCGCACCAGATGCAAGTGCAATACCTAAACATAATGGCAGGGCCACTAAAAACACAACAATACTGGCGGGTAAATCTTTCTTTAAATTCTTTTTTAGAAAATATTTTTTTACGTCCGCACCCGAGAAGGACGGCTTAATCTTTTGCATAGCGATAAATTATCTAGTAAATTTTAACGAATTAATCGTGGAAAAATATTTTATGATTATTGCAGATAACCTATTCCATATTGGAAATGAACCTTTATAATTACCCTTAAAAAAATATTAATCCCTGTAAAAACTAGATAAAGTTGGGAGGTGGAGTTGGTACTGTAGGATGATATGGATCTACATATCGTTTAAAATGCTCTATAAAACTATTGTTCAAGCAGAAATGGCTTGAAGAGAATTCATAAGAAAAGATTGGATGATTAAGCTCAATTAATTTAAAATCGGTAAACTTAGCGGTATCCTTTGCAGAATCTTTGCCACCATCATGCTCCAATTCAATTTGCATGATTACCGCATTCATGATGTCTTTATCAATACAAGAAAAAAATACAGGTGCTCCAGAAATACCCATCTTCGCCATGAAGATAAACATGAATGCTGTAACAATTATATATTTATATTTTCTTAAAAACATTGATTATTTTCTAATCTCATTTTAATACTGATGCATACAAAAATAAACGGATAATTGGATTTTAACACTAAAAGTTGTAAATAATTTGTAATATAAGTGATGGAAGAATTTCTATACTACATATATAACTGATTTACAGATAGTTGAAATTAAATTTAATAAATCGTATTTTTTTAATCACACAGTTTATAAATACAACGTTTTTTAACTTTTTTTGACAGTATAGGTAAATTTGTGCAAGATTTAATAAATTCTTAAATAAACTTCGATCCGTAGGTTTTTACAGTTGGAGAAACTTTTAATTAGCTTGCAATACCGATGGTAATTTTTAATTTTAAAATCTCATACTCTGGTAATGGAAAAAAAAATCTCTCTACTTAAAGATAAGATCAGTCAGGCTAGCCTTGGCGGTGGACAAGCACGGATTGATAGTCAACATAAAAAAGGAAAACTCACTGCCCGAGAGCGAATACATTTTTTAATTGATGAAGGAAGTTTTGAAGAAATAGGCATGTTGGTAACCCACCGAAGTACAGATTTTGGAATGGAACGGGAGAAGTATCTAGGTGATGGCGTGGTTACAGGTTATGGTACAATTAACGGTAGATTAACCTACGTTTTTTCTCAGGATTTTACTGTTTTCGGTGGATCATTATCAGAAACTCATGCAGAAAAAATTTGCAAATTAATGGATATGGCTATGAAAAATGGCGCTCCATTAATTGGATTAAATGATAGCGGTGGTGCTAGGATTCAGGAAGGTGTAGTTTCTTTAGGTGGGTATGCAGATATTTTTTATAAAAATGTTCAAGCATCGGGTGTAATTCCCCAGCTTTCGGCTATTATGGGCCCTTGTGCTGGCGGAGCAGTCTATTCTCCTGCTATTACCGATTTCGTTTTGATGGTAGAAAACACTTCTTACATGTTTGTTACTGGTCCGAATGTGGTTAAAACGGTTACACATGAGGAGGTAACTTCCGAAGAATTAGGTGGAGCAAATACCCATGCAACCAAATCCGGAGTAACTCACTTTGCTTGTTCAAATGAAATTGAGGCAATAAATCACGTTAAAAAGTTACTTAGTTATATGCCTCAAAATTGTGAGGAGATGGCTGATCTCTTACCTTATCAAATAGGCGATGAGAGCAGAATAGCGCTTAATACTTTTATGCCGCAAAATGCTTCGCAACCTTATGATATCAGAGAAATAATTAATGCCATTGTTGATGAGGGTAGTTTTTTTGAAGTTCATGCAACATATGCTGAAAACATTGTTGTTGGTTTTGCCCGATTAGCAGGAAGAAGTATAGGAATTGTTGCCAATCAACCGGCTTATTTAGCTGGTGTTTTAGACAGTAATTCATCAACAAAAGCGGCTCGTTTCGTCCGTTTCTGCGATTGTTTCAATATTCCTTTGCTAGTTTTTGAGGATGTTCCAGGATTTTTGCCAGGTACGGACCAAGAATGGAATGGAATTATCACAAATGGCGCAAAATTATTATATGCTTTTAGCGAAGCAACGGTACCTAGAATTACGGTAATTACAAGAAAAGCTTATGGCGGAGCATACGATGTAATGAATAGCAAACACATTGGCGCTGATATGAATTATGCTTGGCCAAGTGCAGAAATAGCTGTTATGGGTGCTAAAGGTGCTGCTGAAATTATCTTTAAAAAAGAAATTAGCTCGGCAGATAATCCACAGGAAAAATGGCTAGAAAAAGAAAAACTTTATTCTGATATATTCGCAAATCCTTATCGAGCGGCAGAAAGGGGCTTTATAGATGAAGTAATTGAGCCATCGCAAACTAGAACAAAATTGATAAAGGCATTTAAAATGTTGGAAAACAAGGTAGTGAACAATCCTCGAAAAAAACATGGAAATATACCTTTATAAAGTTAGTCTGAAGTTAGAAGTCTTGATTCTCAGGACTTTTTACTTTTATCTTTAACCTCGAACTTTTGATTATAGAATAAAACACTAAATGCAGAATCTTCAGAAAATAACAAAAACAGATATTATTTTAATGGCCTTTTGTACCGGCCTTATTGTTGCAAACATTTACTACTGCCAGCCTTTAGTTATTTTAATTGCTAAAGATTTTAACTTAACAGAGAGTTATGCCGGGCGGATAACTTACTTAACACAAATCGGTTATGCCATAGGATTATTCCTTTTGGTACCATTGGGTGATATGTTTGAGCGGAAAAAACAAATTTTAATTATTACAGCATTAGCCATTTTAGCACTATTAGTTGCTGCTGTTTCTCATACATTTTTTCTATTGGAAATTGCGTCTGTTTTAATCGGGGCTTGTTCCATTGTTCCACAACTTATTCTTCCATTGGCTGCAAATTTAAGTGATGATAAAGATCGTGGGGCAAATATTGGGATAATTATGAGTGGTTTATTAGTGGGGGTTTTAGCTTCAAGAGCGGTCAGCGGAAGTATTGGATTTTGGCTTGGCTGGCGAGCAGTTTATTACATTGCCGCAGCAATTTGTTTGCTATTAATTGGCCTGATGGCAAAACGTTTCCCGCAGAGTTATCCAGCGTTTAAGGGCAGTTATAAAGAGTTGATGCGATCCATGTTTAGCTACATTAAAACTCAACCTGTTTTAAGAGAAACCTCAATAATAAACTTTTTAGCATTTGCAATAATAAGTGCTTTCTGGACAACCATGGTGTTATTTTTGGCAAATCCTCCTTTCAATTTCCAAACTTTACAAATTGGCTTATTTGGCATTGCAGGCGCTGCCGGAGCTTTAGCAGCGCCATTGGTAGGTAAGCTGAGTGATGGCAGCAATCCAAGAAAAAATTTGATGATTGGCTTTATCTTTCAATTAATCAGCATTGCTTTATTTTATTTTACAGGAAGCCATTTATATCTATTTGTAATTGGTATTGTATTAATTGATATCGGTCAACAAGCTATTCACGTAACCAATCAAACCCGGATTTATACTTTAATACCAGAAGCAAGAAATAGATTGAATACTATTTTTATGTCGGTAAGTTTTATCGGTGCAAGTTGTGGTTCGGCTTTAGGATTATACCTTTGGGATAAGGGCGGATGGGCATTATTTTGCTATGGAATGATCGCAATAATTTTACTGAATATTATGATTTACCAGTTTTACGGAAGAAAAAAATTGTGATGCAATAGCAATTATCTTATGGTACAAATTGAACAAATGATTCCCCAACTAACTTGGCGAATTCGTCATGAAGTGATGTATCCAGATCAGCCATTTGATTTCGTAAAACTTCCAGAGGATTTCGACGGAATTCATTTTGGACTATATGCAGATCATAAATTAACAGGCGTAGTTTCATTATTTTCCATCGGTTCTATCTATCAATTTCGAAAGTTGGCAATATTAGATAATGCTCAAAAGATGGGTTACGGTTCCCAATTAATGGATTACTTAATTGAATTTTGTAAAGTGCAAAAAGCGACAAAACTATGGTGCAACGCCCGTGTAAATGCTAAGGAATTTTATTTTAAATTTGGCTTCCTTGAAACCGACAAAATCTTTTTTAAAGATGGCTACGATTTCATAATCATGGAAAAAGAATTTTAGATTACAAAATTTAGAAATTGTGGTTTTAAATCTAAAATCGTAATTCAAAAATTAAAAATATAATATGGCTAAGAAAAAAGAAGACGAAAAGAAAAAACACGTTCAAGTGGTTACTAAAAAATCACTTCAGTTTTTAGAAGAATATATCAATAACCCTGCTCCTACCGGTTATGAATGGGAAGGGCAAAAAATTTGGTTAAACTATTTAAAGCCTTACATTGATGAACATTTTATTGATAATTATGGCACAGCAGTTGGCGTAATTAACCCTAAAGCACCTTATAAAGTCGTTATTGAAGCACATGCCGATGAAATTTCTTGGTATGTAAATTATATAACTTCCGATGGTTTAATATACGTGATCCGCAATGGTGGTTCTGATCATCAAATAGCGCCATCAAAACGCGTAAATATCCACACAGAAAAAGGAATGGTTAAAGCCGTATTCGGTTGGCCAGCTATCCACACCCGTCATGGTGAAAAAGAGCAAGCACCAGAACTAAAAAATATCTTTTTAGATTGCGGTTGCATCACTAAAGAAGAAGTAGAAAATTTAGGTATACATGTAGGTTGCGTTATAACTTATGAGGATGAGTTTATGGTTTTAAACGATCGTTATTATGTTGGTCGTGCTTTAGATAACCGTGTTGGTGGATTTATGATTGCGGAAGTTGCTCGTTT is drawn from Pedobacter mucosus and contains these coding sequences:
- a CDS encoding GNAT family N-acetyltransferase, which translates into the protein MVQIEQMIPQLTWRIRHEVMYPDQPFDFVKLPEDFDGIHFGLYADHKLTGVVSLFSIGSIYQFRKLAILDNAQKMGYGSQLMDYLIEFCKVQKATKLWCNARVNAKEFYFKFGFLETDKIFFKDGYDFIIMEKEF
- a CDS encoding acyl-CoA carboxylase subunit beta, translated to MEKKISLLKDKISQASLGGGQARIDSQHKKGKLTARERIHFLIDEGSFEEIGMLVTHRSTDFGMEREKYLGDGVVTGYGTINGRLTYVFSQDFTVFGGSLSETHAEKICKLMDMAMKNGAPLIGLNDSGGARIQEGVVSLGGYADIFYKNVQASGVIPQLSAIMGPCAGGAVYSPAITDFVLMVENTSYMFVTGPNVVKTVTHEEVTSEELGGANTHATKSGVTHFACSNEIEAINHVKKLLSYMPQNCEEMADLLPYQIGDESRIALNTFMPQNASQPYDIREIINAIVDEGSFFEVHATYAENIVVGFARLAGRSIGIVANQPAYLAGVLDSNSSTKAARFVRFCDCFNIPLLVFEDVPGFLPGTDQEWNGIITNGAKLLYAFSEATVPRITVITRKAYGGAYDVMNSKHIGADMNYAWPSAEIAVMGAKGAAEIIFKKEISSADNPQEKWLEKEKLYSDIFANPYRAAERGFIDEVIEPSQTRTKLIKAFKMLENKVVNNPRKKHGNIPL
- a CDS encoding M42 family metallopeptidase, yielding MAKKKEDEKKKHVQVVTKKSLQFLEEYINNPAPTGYEWEGQKIWLNYLKPYIDEHFIDNYGTAVGVINPKAPYKVVIEAHADEISWYVNYITSDGLIYVIRNGGSDHQIAPSKRVNIHTEKGMVKAVFGWPAIHTRHGEKEQAPELKNIFLDCGCITKEEVENLGIHVGCVITYEDEFMVLNDRYYVGRALDNRVGGFMIAEVARLLKENKKKLPFGLYIVNSVQEEIGLRGAEMIAQRIKPNVAIITDVTHDTTTPMISKNVQGDLAAGKGPVVSYAPAVQTNLNKLLIKTAEKNEIPFQRQASSRSTGTDTDAFAYSNGGVPSALISLPLRYMHTTVEMVHKEDVDNVISLIYESLLNIKADQDFREFK
- a CDS encoding MFS transporter: MQNLQKITKTDIILMAFCTGLIVANIYYCQPLVILIAKDFNLTESYAGRITYLTQIGYAIGLFLLVPLGDMFERKKQILIITALAILALLVAAVSHTFFLLEIASVLIGACSIVPQLILPLAANLSDDKDRGANIGIIMSGLLVGVLASRAVSGSIGFWLGWRAVYYIAAAICLLLIGLMAKRFPQSYPAFKGSYKELMRSMFSYIKTQPVLRETSIINFLAFAIISAFWTTMVLFLANPPFNFQTLQIGLFGIAGAAGALAAPLVGKLSDGSNPRKNLMIGFIFQLISIALFYFTGSHLYLFVIGIVLIDIGQQAIHVTNQTRIYTLIPEARNRLNTIFMSVSFIGASCGSALGLYLWDKGGWALFCYGMIAIILLNIMIYQFYGRKKL
- a CDS encoding carbonic anhydrase, producing the protein MCAKTIATEDITYDKLLQGNKDWVKDMLDADITFFDKLSAGQTPPILWIGCSDSRVPANQITNTLPGDVFVHRNIANVVVHTDMNMLSVLDYSVNVLKVKHVIVCGHYGCGGVKAALGNKQVGVIDNWLRNIRDVYRIHDRELDALKDPEQKFDRLVELNAIEGAANIMNTSIIQNAWASGQEVSVHGWVYSLKTGIIKDLKVSCNCIDDVAPMFKVG
- a CDS encoding SulP family inorganic anion transporter; translation: MQKIKPSFSGADVKKYFLKKNLKKDLPASIVVFLVALPLCLGIALASGAPLFAGLIAGIIGGIVVASISGSQLSVSGPAAGLTVIVLGAIAQLGSYQIFLLAVVLAGIFQMVLGLIKAGTIGNYFPSSVIEGMLAAIGLILILKQLPHALGVDSDFSGDEGFFQTNSENTFSAITSAFSHFSLAAVVISLLSIAVLIIWPKFPRLAVVPAPLLVVLIGVVGSLIFAGTAFQLRADQIVSIPVVGGFGEFMGLFTMPDFSALGNKDVYIVAATIAVVASLETLLSIEAVDKIDPIKRVSPTNRELIAQGIGNIASGMIGGLPMTSVIVRSSANVNAGGRTKMSAIFHGCLLLLSLLFIPHIINMIPLSCLAAILLVTGYKLTRIGLFKHMYHKGWDQFIPFVITVIAVLFTDLLKGVAVGMLVSIFYLLRTNMRNPFFYRITNEGDKKNIRLKLAEEVSFLNKAAIQVVLTSIPKETNVIIDGSNSRYIDPDVLETIFNYKHNAYTKGIIVTLESIQKHYAIPKLTNKVVEEINK
- the pruA gene encoding L-glutamate gamma-semialdehyde dehydrogenase; its protein translation is MLKGFFNVPIPVNEPILNYAPGSKERTLLKDALTEARSHQQDIPMYIGGKQVYTDKKGKVVAPHDHQHVLAQFSIGDKTHITQAIDAALAAKQDWEDLSWEHRAAIFLKAADLIAGKYRYKLNAATMLGQSKNAYQAEIDAACELIDFLRFNVSYMADIYKQQPPVSPRGSWNRVEQRPLEGFVFALTPFNFTAIAANLPASAAMMGNVVVWKPADTQVYSANLLMEIFREAGLPDGVINLVYADGPETGEVIFNHKDFAGIHFTGSTKVFQEIWKTIGTNIHKYKSYPRIVGETGGKDFILVHPSAQVDIATTAILRGAFEYQGQKCSAASRVYIAKSLWPAIKEQMVRDLATFKMGGTEDFGNFINAVIDERSFDKLAKYIDQAKQDGVEIIAGGNYDKSKGYFIEPTVLVVNDPKYTTMCEELFGPVLTVYVYEDQDFDQILEIIDTTSPYALTGAFIAQDRYAIEKASHALRNSAGNFYINDKCTGAVVGQQPFGGARGSGTNDKAGSMVNLLRWVSPRTIKEVFESPTDYRYPFLAED